The Tenebrio molitor chromosome 5, icTenMoli1.1, whole genome shotgun sequence genome has a segment encoding these proteins:
- the LOC138130458 gene encoding golgin subfamily A member 2-like, with translation MADVSKAQKLASARKKFKELKKEKKKNTIQKNSDNVESSSTSREQTPVENVTDVMQVQDAPSDQTPLPTYFNNVNYNNGYQQPAAFFDTFTQSNENGNFYSVPANPVTSSYFNSGLVEESENRQVEPESHQTVASEVDSPNKLPEEVVAAEAPKENTVEDNKTSEEISNFQAFDTVKLDPSPVQLSSVESLRQLSDQMAELINPNSEFMPSTIESQWEVRNQELAGLLDKEKIRTEELSATLREYQAKLSHLERELKDKELNTDTKIEQELSMLREELQCHVQTVGILVAEKTELTANLSQFQLVAKQRTAECEELQGRLKTSRSRVADLEREVALLKNDKFQLDSLEKVQNSELEKLRKEHQLAREEKDELMQDLLEVREKLKSSSENNLVFQQQIGELSNQLSMANIKIQQLTAGELDQVSGQVEQLTQEKFALEKQVADLTHTVKTLSKEREESSLQYQQYAQQLNAQLSNLAGRLEQLQKENESLSMQEQNRIKHIGELEKQLQNIQNDHVNFAVQRNHGETRAELDAALELVERLKTENTELQEDSVRVTNEKEMLLKDLEAKAESVRELEGLVEELRRNQPDNAKLLATMESDKVAAARAVSQNTELKKQMESMEEVFVKVNNDKMDLTEKLTAEQRNNKDLFDKLQKTELHLQTLADAIEIKDKELSHLRDNSMELNKQMLQSEQLSDRLRHYEAQDHGSHSLQNELQEARQVIAKLTDEINQMKDNNAETHTLSNEINQLKENNAEAHAADDTETSELKRKLQDLEQTNRELKAQLSGESTAAVATDTNHNDQWTTLDKESAMKHLEEKFLRTMEDIANLTEEKQRLEHLVLQLQGETETIGEYVALYQHQRSLLKQKTIEKDQQLTQLANDREQMKKNLERLNELVRKLVVEKGAIPAELLDNADRDNQLCEEHAKIHSEINKIAQNSFTVEPSNCDNPQNTETAEQIITLLSEIKSSNLVQPTENFHHCPWCSGKLITV, from the exons atGGCAGATGTGTCAAAAGCCCAAAAACTAGCATCTGCAAGAAAAAAG ttcaaagaattaaaaaaggaaaaaaagaaaaacaccaTTCAGAAAAACAGCGACAACGTTGAATCCTCGTCGACGAGTAGGGAACAGACACCTGTGGAAAATGTTACGGACGTCATGCAAGTACAAGACGCTCCAAGTGACCAGACGCCGCtacctacatattttaataacgtAAATTACAACAACGGGTACCAACAACCCGCCGCTTTTTTTGATACATTTACACAAAGTAATGAAAATGGAAACTTTTATTCAGTACCTGCGAATCCAGTCACGAGTAGTTATTTCAACAGTGGACTTGTGGAAGAGAGTGAAAACCGTCAAGTTGAACCAGAAAGTCATCAAACTGTTGCAAGTGAGGTAGATAGTCCAAACAAGTTGCCTGAAGAGGTCGTCGCCGCTGAAGCCCCGAAAGAAAACACAGTTGAAGACAATAAAACTAGTGAGGAAATAAGCAACTTCCAAGCTTTTGATACTGTAAAACTCGACCCGAGTCCTGTTCAGCTGTCTAGCGTGGAGAGTTTACGTCAACTGTCAGATCAAATGGCGGAACTGATAAATCCCAACTCTGAATTCATGCCGTCAACAATTGAGTCGCAATGGGAGGTCAGAAATCAGGAATTAGCTGGGCTTCTGGACAAGGAGAAAATCAGAACGGAGGAGTTGAGCGCCACCTTGCGGGAGTATCAGGCAAAACTGAGTCACCTGGAGAGGGAGCTGAAAGACAAGGAATTGAACACAGACACTAAGATTGAGCAAGAATTGAGCATGTTGAGAGAAGAGTTGCAATGTCACGTGCAAACCGTCGGTATTTTGGTGGCGGAGAAGACCGAATTGACGGCCAACTTGAGTCAGTTCCAACTAGTCGCCAAACAGAGAACCGCAGAATGCGAAGAACTGCAAGGACGGCTGAAGACGTCGAGGTCGCGAGTCGCAGATCTCGAACGTGAAGTTGCCCTCTTGAAAAACGACAAGTTCCAGTTGGACAGCTTGGAAAAAGTACAAAACTCCGAGCTGGAAAAGTTGAGAAAAGAGCACCAGCTCGCGAGAGAGGAGAAGGACGAGTTGATGCAAGATTTGTTGGAAGTCAGGGAGAAGCTGAAGAGCAGCTCTGAGAACAACCTGGTGTTCCAGCAACAGATCGGCGAGCTGTCCAATCAGTTGTCCATGGCCAACATCAAGATTCAACAGTTGACGGCCGGCGAGTTGGATCAGGTGAGCGGACAAGTCGAGCAACTGACTCAGGAGAAGTTCGCTCTCGAGAAACAAGTCGCCGACTTGACCCACACCGTCAAGACGCTCTCGAAGGAAAGGGAAGAGTCGAGTTTGCAGTATCAACAGTACGCTCAACAGTTGAACGCACAACTGAGCAACCTGGCCGGAAGGCTGGAACAGCTGCAGAAGGAAAACGAATCTCTGTCCATGCAGGAACAGAACAGAATCAAACATATCGGCGAGTTggagaaacaattgcagaacaTACAGAACGATCACGTGAACTTTGCCGTGCAAAGAAACCACGGTGAGACGAGGGCGGAGCTAGACGCTGCACTAGAATTGGTGGAGAGGCTCAAAACGGAAAATACCGAACTGCAAGAGGACAGCGTGAGGGTCACGAACGAGAAGGAGATGCTCCTGAAGGATCTGGAAGCGAAGGCGGAGAGCGTCAGGGAGTTGGAGGGATTGGTAGAAGAGTTGCGCAGGAACCAGCCGGACAACGCAAAGTTGTTGGCGACCATGGAAAGCGATAAAGTTGCTGCGGCAAGGGCGGTTTCGCAAAATACAGAGCTGAAGAAGCAGATGGAAAGCATGGAGGAGGTCTTCGTGAAAGTG aataatGACAAGATGGATCTGACGGAAAAGCTGACGGCAGAACAGCGCAACAACAAAGACCTTTTCGACAAACTGCAAAAAACGGAGCTCCACCTCCAGACCTTGGCCGACGCGATCGAAATCAAAGACAAAGAACTGTCGCACTTGCGGGACAATTCGATGGAGTTGAACAAGCAGATGTTGCAGAGCGAACAGTTGAGCGATCGATTGCGCCATTACGAGGCGCAAGACCACGGTTCTCACTCCCTGCAAAACGAGCTGCAGGAGGCGAGGCAGGTCATAGCGAAACTGACGGACGAAATCAACCAGATGAAAGACAACAACGCCGAGACCCACACGTTGTCGAACGAAATCAACCAGCTGAAGGAAAACAACGCCGAGGCCCACGCGGCCGACGATACCGAAACGAGCGAGCTGAAACGAAAGCTGCAAGATCTGGAGCAGACGAACCGGGAGTTGAAGGCGCAACTGTCGGGGGAGTCGACCGCAGCGGTCGCCACCGACACCAACCACAACGACCAGTGGACCACGCTCGACAAAGAGTCGGCGATGAAGCATCTGGAAGAGAAATTCCTGCGCACGATGGAAGACATCGCCAATTTGACCGAAGAAAAGCAGCGGCTGGAGCACCTGGTCTTGCAGCTGCAGGGCGAGACCGAAACCATCGGAGAATACGTGGCGCTGTATCAGCACCAGAGGAGCCTGCTCAAGCAGAAGACGATCGAGAAGGACCAACAGTTGACGCAGTTGGCCAACGACAGGGAACAGATGAAGAAGAATCTGGAGAGGTTGAACGAGCTGGTGCGGAAGCTCGTCGTGGAGAAGGGGGCAATCCCGGCGGAACTCCTCGACAACGCCGACAGAGACAATCAATTGTGCGAGGAACACGCCAAGATCCACAGCGAAATAAACAAGATCGCCCAGAACAGTTTTACGGTTGAACCGAGCAATTGTGATAACCCGCAGAATACGGAAACTGCCGAACAGATCATAACGCTGTTGTCGGAGATCAAGAGCAGCAATCTGGTGCAACCTACAGAGAACTTCCATCATTGTCCGTGGTGTTCGGGCAAGCTTATTACGGTGTAA
- the PIG-A gene encoding phosphatidylinositol N-acetylglucosaminyltransferase subunit A, whose translation MGYKICMVSDFFFPNMGGVEEHIYNLSQCLILEGHKVVIMTHSYGDCIGIRYKTNGLKVYYLPIRVFYNQSILPTMICNVPLIRYVFIREQIEIIHGHSAFSALAHEAMLVGNLMGLKTVFTDHSLFGFADASAVITNKLLQLSLADCNHWICVSHTGKENTVLRSKVSSKRVSVIPNAVDTCAFTPDPSRRSKKYITIIVVSRLVYRKGVDLTAQIISEMCKKYNNVNFLIAGDGPKRGLLEEIRERQGLHDRVTLLGSLEHSEVRDVLIQGHIFLNTSLTEAYCMAIVEAVSCGLQVVSTKVGGIPEVLPEDLIYLTEPNVPALIKGLETAIDDLKNTKVLCPYECNLRIRNYYNWENVSKRTEIVYQKVIQERGKTLQQQLWSYKSTGVWPFLLVVSLCYLMLLFYEFKIPRAYIDIAKDYNHCRKKNKEKTF comes from the exons ATGGGCTACAAAATTTG CATGGTTTCCGACTTTTTCTTCCCCAACATGGGCGGCGTAGAAGAACACATTTATAACCTGTCCCAGTGTCTGATTTTGGAGGGCCACAAAGTCGTCATCATGACTCACAGTTACGGCGACTGCATCGGAATCCGTTACAAAACAAACGGTTTGAAAGTCTATTACCTCCCGATAAGAGTATTTTACAACCAGTCCATATTGCCCACGATGATTTGTAACGTGCCCCTGATCCGTTACGTGTTCATCAGGgaacaaattgaaataatCCACGGACATTCCGCGTTTTCCGCGCTAGCCCACGAAGCGATGCTGGTCGGGAACCTGATGGGTCTAAAG ACAGTTTTTACCGATCACAGTTTGTTTGGATTTGCCGACGCTAGCGCTGTGATAACCAATAAATTACTGCAACTGTCGCTGGCCGATTGCAACCACTGGATTTGCGTGTCTCACACGGGCAAAGAAAACACCGTCTTGAGGTCCAAAGTCAGCAGCAAGCGCGTTTCCGTGATACCGAACGCGGTAGACACGTGCGCCTTTACCCCCGACCCCAGTCGGAGATCGAAAAAATACA tcacGATCATCGTCGTCTCTCGCTTGGTCTACCGAAAAGGCGTCGACTTGACGGCTCAGATTATTTCCGAAATGTGCAAAAAGTACAATAACGTTAATTTTCTGATCGCCGGGGATGGACCGAAGCGAGG ATTGTTGGAGGAAATTCGCGAGAGACAAGGTCTGCACGATAGAGTCACGCTTTTGGGCAGTTTGGAACACTCTGAAGTGCGAGACGTCTTAATCCAGGGTCACATTTTTCTCAACACTTCTTTGACTGAAGCGTATTGTATGGCAATCGTCGAGGCGGTGTCTTGCGG GCTACAAGTTGTATCGACGAAAGTGGGCGGCATTCCGGAGGTTTTACCcgaagatttaatttatttgactGAACCCAACGTCCCTGCGCTCATCAAAg GTCTTgaaacggcgattgacgatttaaaaaataccaaaGTTCTTTGTCCGTACGAGTGCAATTTACGCATtagaaattattataattgggaaaatgtttcaaaacgTACTGAAATCGTTTACCAAAAGGTTATCCAAGAAAGGGGCAAAACCCTACAACAGCAGCTGTGGAG TTACAAGAGCACTGGCGTGTGGCCGTTTCTGTTGGTTGTGTCATTGTGTTATTTGATGCTGTTGTTTTATGAATTCAAAATACCAAGGGCTTATATAGACATTGCCAAAGATTATAATCACTGTagaaaaaagaataaagaGAAAACGTTCTAG